The Aphis gossypii isolate Hap1 chromosome 3, ASM2018417v2, whole genome shotgun sequence genome includes a region encoding these proteins:
- the LOC114124960 gene encoding protein D3-like translates to MMKFLILCLAIFNVSACKFNVEQAMKKQLIVPDVIPVAPKEMLQVYYPSGLKAELGNELTPTQVKDQPLVKWNAEPYSFYTLCLTDPDAGPKLKEFHHWLIGNIPGGDVNMGETLTAYVGSATPPKTGLHRYVLLVYKQPSKLVFDEPHISNRTAKNRFKFSIHAFSKKYKLGTPVAGNFYLAQYDEYVPILLHQLGVQ, encoded by the exons ATGatgaagtttttaatattatgtttg GCCATATTCAACGTGTCTGCATGTAAGTTCAATGTTGAACAAGCtatgaaaaaacaattaatcgtACCGGACGTCATTCCTGTTGCTCCAAAGGAAATGttacaa gtATATTATCCAAGTGGCTTGAAAGCAGAACTTGGTAATGAGCTAACACCCACTCAGGTGAAAGACCAGCCATTAGTTAAATGGAATGCTGAaccttattcattttatacattatgtttgaCTG ACCCAGATGCTGGACCTAAATTAAAGGAATTTCATCATTGGTTGATAGGAAACATACCAGGAGGAGATGTGAACATGGGGGAAACATTAACTGCATATGTTGGTTCTGCAACTCCTCCAAAaacag gaCTTCATCGCTATGTGTTATTAGTGTATAAGCAACCATCAAAATTGGTATTTGATGAGCCACATATTAGCAATag aactgccaaaaatcgttttaagtTTTCAATTCATGCATTTTCAAAGAAATACAAATTAGGAACACCTGTTGCTGGTAATTTCTATCTGGCACAATATGATGAATATGTTCCAATTTTACTTCACCAACTCGGAGTTcagtaa